From Malus sylvestris chromosome 1, drMalSylv7.2, whole genome shotgun sequence:
atttgttttttgttaccCCAACAGTTTACGATGTAACGAGGCGAGAAACATTTACAAACCTTTGTGATGTATGGGCCAAAGAAATAGAACTCTATTCAACAAATCAAGACTGCATCAAGATGCTTGTTGGGAACAAAGTTGACAAGGTATGTTCACTGTTCCAATTTGAATTTCTCATGAGAAGTTTTGTTTAATCATTTTGGGGGAAGCAGGGGGAAGCCTTGTTGGCTTGGGGTCGTCCTTGCATATTAGGTTGTAGTTAAAGAAAGCGAAAAGGATCAAGACATTATCCTTCTTTCTAAGGAGATAAACAGATTAGTGGTAGAATTTAAATCAGATTTTCAGGATAGTTATAGTTGGAAATAATGTCTTCAGCGTCTGGTTTACTTACTACAACCTGTTCCGTATCATGCTACTGTTACATACTAAATGAGGGTTTTAGAGGCTGTTCCGCCTCTcttatttgattttgattttaaatTGTAATTGCGTATCTATTCTGTCTTGTGCGACTGTTGCATTACCACAAGATGTCCAGTTTTCTATTGTACAGCTCCCTCACTTATTAGGTACTTGGCATGTATGTTTGGTGAACATTTGAGTTGATAAACACAGGCATGATTACAGGTCAAGTTGATGTGAGGTCCCTATGTATATGCACCTAATTCTCAATCCTTGTTTCCCAGGAAAGCGACAGGGTTGTAACAAAGAAAGAGGGAATAAATTTTGCTAGGGAATCTGGGTGCCTCTTTATTGAGTGCAGTGCTAAAACTCGAGTTAATGTGCAGCAGTGCTTCGAAGAGCTTGTTTTAAAGGTTTGGAGAACTTCAATCTCGTAATCTCATTTATCGTGTCTGTATCAATCTATGAAACTCATTAATTGAGAATAaatattttggaaaaaaaatataaaagaagaaagaaagcacAATTGTTCGCAAAGGCAATCGTTGATATTTAATTTGCACAAAGCATTATTGATTAAATTTCTAATAATCTTATTTAACAAAAACGAATGATATTGTAATGAAATGATGGCCTGATATTCTAATGCAGATTCTGGATACTCCTAGTCTCTTAGCCGAGGGTTCTAAAGGGGTGAAGAAGCATAACATCTTTAAGGAGAAACCGCCACAGTCCGATGCATCGACCAGCGGTTGTTGCTGAAGCTTAAACACCTGTCTCAAGCATTTCAGATCTCTAATTAGCACTAAATTGGTCCCTCTGTCACTCAAGGAATTACTCATTGTATGAATTGCAATTCTCTTGTAAAATATAGCTTATCTGATTTCTTCCTCATCTTTTTGGTTTCTTTTGGACTAATTTATGTGTACAAacagaattaaaattaatatattgtcACAGGCCTGAAGAATTACTGATATAATACCAGCATGAAGTAATATAAgaacaacttaaaaaaaaagtttcggCGAATAGGACATTCTTTTTTAACTCATTGCATTTGAGTTTAAGttcttccttttgtttttggtgcATATTAAATAATGATATAGTTTGCAATTATAAAAAGACGAGCAGAGATCGATGTTGCTAATTTGGTAGTTGTCTTGCAAGTACTTGCACCGAATATCCAAATCTAAGGATCTGTTTGGAAGTGTtaataaaataactaaaagtaCTTACAAATCACCAAAAGCACTTATGACCATATTTGTCAAAACAAATGAGACGTGCTTCTGGCTTCAAAAAAGCAAGAGAGcacttgcatttttttttgtgaaaaaatttcaaagtgCTTATGAGCAAAATTGCTTTTTAAAGAAGTTGTTCCAAAcaagtcctaattttgtccgcACGATCCCCATCCTGATTTAAAGCATCCACCATATTTTTACAACATAAACTTATTAATTCATGAAGCTTCGTGTTGGTCCTTTGAGAGCTTTCCTCAGCTAGTCTTGTTGTTTGCAGTTCCTTCCAAATTTAGCCAAggttagagcaactccaccgttgCAAAGGCCCCCTAGGGCTATTCACTACTTAATCCACCTAGTGAAtagtaactgcccttaatgaacagtaactgcctttttgcatctccacctctacactgaatagccctggcaataggtaataaatattagtattttttttatttataaactaatacaaaataattttatttgtaattttggataagatttttaatcgttctcgttgtgccacatgtcattattcgaaaagacaattattggtgatggatttcgataagatttttatccaatatcGTCATGCCATGTGTCGTTACCTTTTCAGAATCATTGAGGGTAgatttctgataagatttttaaccaataaCGTCGCGCCACATGTCACAATCTGCTTACaatatttgaggatagatttcgattagatttttaacgaatgacgacATGCCATGTGGCATTATATAGAATTTAATCCTTTttgaatcctccatataatccaccatccatccttagaaatctcacaccaattttctcaagatctctatcattattcatagtttctgcttccttctttACCATAATCAAAAtctgtatcattattcatagtttttgcttccttcttacaatgtcttcttcttcaaggatgatgtgggaaatcgatcagcaagaggaagaattgtttaaccaatcagaaggaatgttcaatctccaggtggcccaaaatgagatggaagaggaagaggatgaggagcgtagaaggagagatgacgaagcaagaatggcaagagcctcacattcccgtcgagcCATCCAAGTTGTGGCTCAGATCTCCAGGCCTAGCCGTTTTGCAAACActgatagaagcaggcaacgatGAGGTAAGGATttcttggacgattattttgttcgtaacagtgcattccctgatacgtactttaaacgtcgttttagaatggaacgacatttgtttaACAAAATCATGGGCGTTGTTTGccaccatgattcttactttatGCAAAAGAAGAATGCTTTtggtgttatgggtctcctgcttgagcaaaaaattactactgccttgcggatgcttgcatatggagcatctatagaccaagtggatgagatagcgaggatgggaaaatcaacaattattgagtccctgatgcggttttgctctgcaatcgaatctatctacactGCATAGTACCTCCAGAGACCTACTGAGATGGACTTGCAAAAgcttctgaagaagggcgaGATGCGATGTTTTCCagggatgattggaagcatcgactgtatgcactggacttggaaaaactgtccaagtgcatggcaaggagtttatggggacagaaaatgagcaaaaagtatcattttggagctggtggcatcttttgatacatggatttggcacgcctTTTTGGGGTTCCgagagctcaaaatgacctcaatgtcCTTCCTCAATCCCCAAtgttcaacgatgtcctgcaaggaaaagCACCAAGAGTCATGTACTGGGTCAACGAACATAAGTACCACAGGCCTTACTACCTAGCAGGTGgaatttacccaaggtggtcgttgtttgtcaaaacaatgccacgtccgcgaagtgtgaaggaaaaacactttacaagctgtcaagaggggtgcaTGAAgaatgtggagcgttgttttggtatcctccaagctcgttgggcgattgtcAGGGGTTCTGCCAAAATGTTTGATTTAGAGTCGCtttgatccatcatgatgacatgcatgattcttcacaacatgattgtggaagatgagtacgattatgatgccgttgatgaatatgagtcagacacgatgaacaattcaagaacacaaaTATATTGTTCTCATGACGCCATTGAAGAACCtgtgcaacacgagccattagaaagggatggatgTTACAATGAAAGGCTCATTCAATGATATACTGCACTTCATGACCCATATATGCACAATGACCGGCAAATTGACTTGAAACAAGCTTAAGatacttaagttcatttagtgtgtttgtttttatttggtttgtttatttaattttatttggtgtgttttttttagttcatttagtgatttttttttattatggtatgtttatgtaattttatttggtgtgtttatgtcctttgaataaagattctcttagtataaataaattaccaaattaaataaatatactcttagtttaaataaagtactaaattcaataaattggaaacaacataaagtactctattcaataaataagaaattacaaccccaCTTTGaagattactactagcttgtgccaagacGTCTCTCCACATACTAAACGATTGGCTGAGTATtctccaacgactggacatcgattctctggttcttttcccaccaattttctcaacataattggtatgaataagactccacatttcttgcaattgcatctcattacctgtaatcggatcatgagtaacttcaacccagctagcacacaacgtaacatcttcaataagCGTCCAATTTGTACCTGCATaattagtcattttgttggaaaaaaattggaatgaaactttgagagaaagataggaatgtggttgaaagtagttgagaaaatatgaaattgtggtgtaagatagaagataatgagaaggtatttatagaaaagtaaaatcaattttttttttgtttcaaaatttttcaaatttttttttccaaatttttattaattttttattcacataattaatctctgcctttggataaaaaaaattttgaattctgtttgtaccatacttgaccaatcccgaaactaccgagcaccggccaacgctatactgtcaaggacccagaagagttcccctccgaccaggaggccaatcactactcgacacgtgtcaagattagaagccaatcagagcgcagcacgtgtcgacatcaagaaccaatcataacatgacacatgtcaatgtgacaaagctacaagtttttctataaataagggtcattcccccacaatattggctaatgccatttgtgttaaatcattcacaagaactcactaaattgagagcttgatcctttgtacttgtgtaagcccttcactactaataagaactcctctactccgtggacgtagccaatctgggtgaaccacgtacatcctgtgtttgcttctctgtctctatttatttacgtacttatcctcactagtgaccgaagcaaccaagcgaaggtcacaaaacctgacactttctgttgtaccaaagtcttcgctgattttgtgcatcaacatttggcgccgtctgtgggaaacgacacttattcctactctcttcagctgtgtcaagctggtttctatcattcgtacactttcttttgatcaggcatccctctccaacatgggaagcgaaggaagccacagcacacagaatgacaccccccttgcacatagtgcgaaacaacgaaagaaggaaggaaaacgagttcttcttcaagctaaagtcgatgagttggaagctcagaacaacaagatagcaatgaggaatgaggtcctccaggagcaatatgagaagctctgcgagacactccacgaagctaggcaagctcagacacgcgagcttgttgcccccgtggaagtcaaccatcaactgggtgccctccaacatggagggtcacatgcattcgacatagatatccctgatagggaacagattacccctcgacttgataagcaacatgaggcttctcttaacccagttgcttcgacccgaaccatgagaagtggagggagacacctctttgctgaaggggcagaaggatcgaaagccgtctttcgcgattgtcgggatttcctgaagcaacgtcaagagaattccatccatataagctcaaagattaatgacccaaggatttctgagagactcggtcccttgccacggcccaagccggccaccaatttggggaaggggcaacaagtcctagagagacatgagggtacaggggactcagaggtgttccgacagacataccctggaagccagtacagcgagtccagggaaaaatcacatgcccttgatcaaaccttcctaattccaagaggagatggagatttacgaaagaaagctccagtgacacataactccgctcaggacccccttgtcctacaacttcttgaggaagtaaacaagttgaaggctgaacgtcaggctgaaatacctgactggaaccgacccaggcctggccctcttacaaggaggatcctcaacaccccccttcaagcaaagacaaagcaaaagcttggcttgcaactttatactggaaaagaggacccgattgagcaccttaacctctttgagtccaccatggcataccggatgcacaccgacgaagagcgatgtcttctcttcccctccaccctctctggtggagctctaaattggtattgtcgtcttacacctgagacggtagactcatttgaggaattgaggaaactatttgtttcccaacacattttccaaaccgatcgcttgcactctgcagatgacttgtacattatccgccagaagccagacgagtcattacgtatgtatgctggccgcttcagccatgaatactcccggtgtgccgaggcagacgacaagactgccctcaaagccttcacggcaggcctacgtgattgtttctttaaatacatgatcaatgccaatacttggaagacttactctgaggtgatggcgcaggcttataaccatgcctccgccgaggcaaagacatatcaggagaaaccccctacaaccatcctttatcaacaagtgggaggtggaagccagactcacctaaatgagaagacctcgactttccaaacagcagtggcacctccccatgccttgcataatgcttcaccgaatcaacagacatatcaatttcaaggcaagaggaagg
This genomic window contains:
- the LOC126617837 gene encoding ras-related protein RABC1-like, producing MESAVGSNQAAEFDYLFKLLMIGDSGVGKSSLLLSFTSDSFEDLSPTIGVDFKVKYVTLGGKKLKLAIWDTAGQERFRTLTSSYYRGAQGIIMVYDVTRRETFTNLCDVWAKEIELYSTNQDCIKMLVGNKVDKESDRVVTKKEGINFARESGCLFIECSAKTRVNVQQCFEELVLKILDTPSLLAEGSKGVKKHNIFKEKPPQSDASTSGCC